DNA from Candidatus Cloacimonas acidaminovorans str. Evry:
TAACCGCCTCGGGATTCAGGACCGTAACTTTGCGTCTGTGTTACTTTTCTGTTTTCCAAAACAGCTGCTTTAGCCAAAATGATTCCTGCCAGGATTAAGCCCTGGCCACCACTTCCGGAAAGGCGAACTTCAAATGTTTTAGCCATTATTCACCTCCCTCGGTTTGCACTCTTTTGCACAGAGCTGCATATTCGGCAGCGAATTCGGGACGGATTTCTTTGCGTAAAATACCGCGAATGATTTTTCCTTCCACTTTTTCCGGAGGCAGTTTTTCCACGGCGGCAAGAGGAAGGGAATTATCGCGGAAGTCCTTCAGCATTTGAGCTGCACCGCCTTTTTTATTCAAGCGTCCGTAAATTACAGGACAGGCACTTACTACTTCAATTAAAGAAAAACCTGGATGCTGAAGAGCGTCTTTTATCATTGATTGCATTTCCAGAACATGGAAAGCTGTTGTTCTGGCAACAAAAGAAGCACCTGCACCCATAGCCAGATTGCAGATATCAAAATCGGGTTCTATATTTCCATAGGGAGCAGTAGTAGCATAAGCATTATGAGGAGTAGTAGGACTGCATTGTCCACCTGTCATTCCATAAATGTTATTATTGATCATAATCACTTTCAGGTCTATATTTCTGCGCGCTGCATGGATTAAATGATTACCTCCAATAGCTGCACAATCGCCATCTCCAGTTACAACGATTACTTTCAAATGCGGTTTGTGCATTTTTACGCCTGTAGCAAAAGCAATACTGCGTCCATGTAAGGTATGAAGTGTATTAAAATCCACATAAACAGGCATCCGGGAAGAGCAGCCAATACCTGAAACCATTACAATATCATTACGGTCTATATTCAAAGAGGCAACGGCACGGATAATGGCACCTAAAACGATACCGTTACTGCATCCGGCACACCAGACATGGGGAAATTTCTTATCGTGACGCAGGTATTCATGAATAATGCGTTGAGGAATATTAGCCATTTTAGCATACCTCCTTGATTTTGTTCAGGATATCATTCGGAGTAATCAATTCACTGCTTACTTTGTTAATAGGAATTAAACCGCCGTCACTTTTTTCTTTAGTCAACCGTTGCACTTCGTGAATCAGCTGACCCTGATTAAGTTCCGGAACAATAACTGTCTCTACATTACGGAGCATTTTACGAACTGCGTCATCAGGGAAGGGCCAGATAGTTAAAGGTCTTAAAAGTCCAACTTTAATACCTTCGGCTCGGGCAGAGGCAATTGCCGCTTTAGCAGCGCGGGAAGTGATTCCGGCTGCAAAAATAGCAATTTTGGCATCTTCCATCTGGTAGCTTTCAATTTGAACGAGGTCACGAATGTTATAGGATATTTTTTTCCGTAAGCGTTCCATCATTTCTGCTGCTTCACTTGGTTTGTTTGTCGGAAAGCCATGAGAATCGTGAGTTAAACCGGTAACATGAAAACGGTAGCCCTCTCCAAAACTGGCAAGGGGAGAAAGGTATTTTTGATTTTCATCGTAGTGCTTATACCATTGAGGAGGCACAGTCGGTTTAATTCTATTGATAATTCTCACATTGGCAATATCAGGAAGGCAAACTGCTTCCCGCATATGAGCAATTACTTCATCCAACAGCAAAATTACGCAAGTGCGGTATTTTTCGCTTAAATTCACAGCTCGGATAGTTAGTTCATAGCTTTCTTTAACTGAATCCGGGTAAAGAACTATAGCGGGAGAATCACCATGCGAACCCCATTTGGATTGCATAATATCACCCTGAGCAGGACTTGTTGGCATTCCCGTGCTGGGTCCTACTCTTTGAACATCAACAACTACGCAAGGTGTTTCCGTAATTTTGGCAAAACCGATTCCTTCCTGCATCAAAGAAAAACCTGGTCCGCTTGTAGCAGTGAGGGCTTTAGCTCCTGCCAAAGAAGCACCTATTATAGCACAAATAGAGGCAAGCTCATCTTCCATTTGAATAAATACACCGTTCCTTTTGGGAA
Protein-coding regions in this window:
- a CDS encoding 2-oxoacid:acceptor oxidoreductase subunit alpha, translating into MTEKDKSKKTKHKTTSDKASLAAKPESKLEEIQAKRERKTVLMQGNEAVAYGALDAGVNFFAGYPITPSTEIAEILAAELPKRNGVFIQMEDELASICAIIGASLAGAKALTATSGPGFSLMQEGIGFAKITETPCVVVDVQRVGPSTGMPTSPAQGDIMQSKWGSHGDSPAIVLYPDSVKESYELTIRAVNLSEKYRTCVILLLDEVIAHMREAVCLPDIANVRIINRIKPTVPPQWYKHYDENQKYLSPLASFGEGYRFHVTGLTHDSHGFPTNKPSEAAEMMERLRKKISYNIRDLVQIESYQMEDAKIAIFAAGITSRAAKAAIASARAEGIKVGLLRPLTIWPFPDDAVRKMLRNVETVIVPELNQGQLIHEVQRLTKEKSDGGLIPINKVSSELITPNDILNKIKEVC
- a CDS encoding 2-oxoacid:ferredoxin oxidoreductase subunit beta translates to MANIPQRIIHEYLRHDKKFPHVWCAGCSNGIVLGAIIRAVASLNIDRNDIVMVSGIGCSSRMPVYVDFNTLHTLHGRSIAFATGVKMHKPHLKVIVVTGDGDCAAIGGNHLIHAARRNIDLKVIMINNNIYGMTGGQCSPTTPHNAYATTAPYGNIEPDFDICNLAMGAGASFVARTTAFHVLEMQSMIKDALQHPGFSLIEVVSACPVIYGRLNKKGGAAQMLKDFRDNSLPLAAVEKLPPEKVEGKIIRGILRKEIRPEFAAEYAALCKRVQTEGGE